A genomic segment from Blastococcus colisei encodes:
- a CDS encoding histidinol-phosphatase HisJ family protein: MRSPDDLPPDNHVHTHWSWDTADSSTMRRACERAVQLGLPAIAFTEHLDFTVWDPDDRATDEGLVERHASRHAEIDVAGYFAELAEVRDRFPELRIWSGVETGEPHLFATSVAAYLRDAPVDRVLGSLHSLAQDGRLYGVGHLLWDDAEGTMRRYLGELVDMIESSDVFQVLAHVDFPRRYWPGGTHRYVEKTYEEEYRAVFRALAATGRALEVNTSSPLASVDQVRWFHEEGGEAVSFGSDAHQPTAVGRHFELAVDVVEAAGFRPGRDRFDFWRR; encoded by the coding sequence ATGCGATCCCCGGACGACCTGCCGCCTGACAACCACGTGCACACCCACTGGTCCTGGGACACCGCCGACTCCTCGACCATGCGCCGGGCCTGCGAGCGGGCCGTCCAGCTGGGGCTGCCGGCGATCGCGTTCACCGAGCACCTGGACTTCACCGTCTGGGATCCCGACGACCGCGCCACCGACGAGGGCCTCGTCGAACGGCACGCGTCCCGGCACGCCGAGATCGACGTGGCCGGCTACTTCGCCGAGCTGGCCGAGGTCCGTGACCGGTTCCCCGAGCTGCGCATCTGGTCGGGCGTCGAGACCGGCGAGCCGCACCTGTTCGCGACCAGCGTGGCCGCCTACCTGCGCGACGCGCCGGTCGACCGGGTGCTGGGCTCGCTGCACTCCCTGGCCCAGGACGGTCGCCTCTACGGCGTCGGCCACCTCCTGTGGGACGACGCCGAGGGGACCATGCGCCGCTACCTCGGCGAACTGGTGGACATGATCGAGAGCAGCGACGTCTTCCAGGTGCTGGCGCACGTCGACTTCCCGCGCCGCTACTGGCCGGGAGGCACGCACCGGTACGTGGAGAAGACGTACGAGGAGGAGTACCGCGCGGTGTTCCGGGCGCTCGCCGCCACCGGCCGGGCGCTGGAGGTCAACACGAGCAGCCCGCTGGCCTCGGTCGACCAGGTGCGCTGGTTCCACGAGGAGGGCGGCGAGGCGGTCAGCTTCGGCAGCGACGCCCACCAGCCGACCGCCGTCGGCCGGCACTTCGAGCTCGCCGTCGACGTGGTGGAGGCCGCGGGCTTCCGGCCCGGTCGCGACCGCTTCGACTTCTGGCGGCGCTGA
- a CDS encoding carbamate kinase: MTSRRVVIALGGNAMTGPDGSATPQAQRDAIRKAAGHIADVVATGVEVVLTHGNGPQVGNLLVKNEMAAHVVPPVPLDWNVAQTQATIAFTLADELDAALAARNLPQRTAGLVTRTLVDVDDPGFGEPSKPVGRFLPREEAERFVAHGQIWEDRGEKGWRRMVASPEPRSVVDSPAIHALTAGGFVVVCAGGGGIPVTDDGRDGAGLRGVEAVIDKDLTAAILGRELDADTLVIATDVPNVMVDFGTPSQRPLGRVTVDELREHAAAGQFARGSMGPKVEAALRFVEGGGAHDGRRRAVITSLEHIADAVSGDDAGTVLTV; this comes from the coding sequence GTGACGTCGCGCCGCGTGGTGATCGCCCTGGGCGGCAACGCCATGACCGGTCCCGACGGCTCGGCGACCCCGCAGGCCCAGCGGGACGCGATCCGGAAGGCCGCCGGGCACATCGCCGACGTCGTCGCGACCGGCGTCGAGGTCGTCCTCACCCATGGCAACGGTCCGCAGGTCGGCAACCTGCTCGTCAAGAACGAGATGGCCGCCCACGTCGTCCCACCCGTGCCACTGGACTGGAACGTCGCGCAGACCCAGGCGACCATCGCGTTCACGCTCGCCGACGAGCTGGACGCCGCGCTCGCGGCCCGGAACCTGCCGCAGCGCACGGCCGGCCTGGTCACCCGCACCCTCGTCGACGTCGACGACCCGGGCTTCGGCGAGCCGTCGAAGCCGGTCGGGCGGTTCCTCCCGCGCGAGGAGGCGGAACGGTTCGTCGCGCACGGCCAGATCTGGGAGGACCGCGGCGAGAAGGGGTGGCGCCGGATGGTGGCCTCCCCCGAACCGAGGTCGGTCGTCGACTCCCCCGCGATCCACGCCCTGACCGCGGGCGGATTCGTCGTCGTCTGCGCCGGGGGCGGCGGCATCCCCGTGACCGACGACGGCCGGGACGGCGCGGGGCTGCGCGGGGTCGAGGCCGTGATCGACAAGGACCTCACCGCCGCGATCCTGGGCCGCGAGCTGGACGCCGACACCCTCGTCATCGCGACCGACGTCCCGAACGTGATGGTCGATTTCGGGACGCCGTCCCAGCGGCCGCTCGGCCGGGTGACCGTCGACGAGCTGCGCGAGCACGCCGCCGCCGGGCAGTTCGCCCGCGGCAGCATGGGCCCCAAGGTGGAGGCTGCCCTGCGCTTCGTCGAGGGTGGCGGCGCCCATGACGGACGACGCAGAGCCGTCATCACGTCCCTGGAACACATCGCCGACGCCGTCAGTGGCGACGACGCCGGCACCGTCCTGACCGTCTGA
- a CDS encoding ring-opening amidohydrolase, giving the protein MPAPIEVRKVPLHNVSDASELATLIDDGVMEADRVVAVIGKTEGNGGINDYTRIIADRAFREVLMEKGTRSADEVKQIPIVWSGGTDGVISPHATIFATLPEDAVEQTDEPRLTVGYAMSDVLLPEDIGRLAMVEKVAEGVKRAMEAAGITDPADVHYVQTKTPLLTIDTIRDARERGKTTYMQEPHGSMDLSNGTTALGIAVALGEIEMPTQEQVMHDLSLYSSVASCSSGVELDRAQIVVVGNARGHGGNYRVGHSVMEDALDQDGIWAAIRDAGLELPQRPHHTDLGDRLVNVFLKCEASPDGKVRGRRNAMLDDSDVSWHRQIKACVGGVTASVTGDPAVFVSVAAVHQGPSGGGPVAAIVKA; this is encoded by the coding sequence GTGCCCGCACCGATCGAGGTCCGCAAGGTCCCGCTGCACAACGTCAGTGACGCCTCCGAGCTGGCCACGCTCATCGACGACGGCGTCATGGAGGCCGACCGCGTGGTCGCCGTCATCGGCAAGACCGAGGGCAACGGCGGGATCAACGACTACACCCGGATCATCGCCGACCGCGCCTTCCGCGAGGTGCTCATGGAGAAGGGCACCCGGTCGGCCGACGAGGTCAAGCAGATCCCGATCGTGTGGTCCGGCGGCACCGACGGCGTCATCAGCCCGCACGCCACGATCTTCGCCACCCTCCCCGAGGACGCCGTCGAGCAGACCGACGAGCCCCGGCTGACCGTCGGCTACGCGATGAGCGACGTCCTGCTGCCCGAGGACATCGGCCGGCTCGCCATGGTCGAGAAGGTGGCCGAGGGCGTGAAGCGGGCCATGGAGGCGGCCGGCATCACCGACCCCGCCGACGTGCACTACGTGCAGACCAAGACGCCGCTGCTGACGATCGACACGATCCGGGACGCCCGCGAGCGCGGGAAGACGACGTACATGCAGGAGCCGCACGGCTCGATGGACCTCTCCAACGGCACGACCGCACTGGGCATCGCCGTGGCGCTCGGCGAGATCGAGATGCCGACGCAGGAGCAGGTCATGCACGACCTGTCGCTGTACTCCTCGGTCGCCTCCTGCTCCTCGGGCGTGGAGCTGGACCGGGCGCAGATCGTCGTCGTCGGCAACGCCCGCGGGCACGGCGGCAACTACCGCGTCGGCCACTCGGTCATGGAGGACGCCCTCGACCAGGACGGCATCTGGGCGGCGATCCGCGACGCCGGCCTCGAGCTGCCCCAGCGGCCGCACCACACCGACCTCGGCGACCGCCTGGTCAACGTCTTCCTCAAGTGCGAGGCCTCGCCGGACGGCAAGGTCCGCGGACGGCGCAACGCCATGCTCGACGACTCCGACGTCTCCTGGCACCGCCAGATCAAGGCGTGCGTCGGTGGCGTGACGGCGTCGGTGACCGGCGACCCGGCCGTGTTCGTCTCCGTGGCCGCGGTGCACCAGGGCCCCTCGGGCGGCGGCCCGGTGGCCGCCATCGTCAAGGCGTAA
- a CDS encoding Cache 3/Cache 2 fusion domain-containing protein has protein sequence MRWSASRDAAPSTPAAVTPAAGPALPQPRTGSRPRRQERDVSLEVAAQQAGVLAQASREVSDTSREAAASLSELRAAIGEISASTARASAVAEEAVRDAQAVDARIAALQQASEAITDLVQLITAISQQSRILALNAFVEAARAGEVGRGFAVVAQEVKQLAGRSAQAAEDIGAQVAAVQQETGHAVDVIARIGGTLGSIAEAQDSIAAAVEQQRVAADRVVDNVDRAASGSARITDAVAQLAESQRVAYVRRALGVAQQLLDQAGGMELGTERRTVTVRDQITSRAHPAELADVLLGGVPLERVEDPRRPAALVDAVVAQIGGSCTLFQRLDDAGSMVRAATTVVTPAGKRNVGSYIARTSADGTPSPVLAAVHAGETYTGAATVADRPYFTAYAPVHSATGELIGVLYVGIPLDSMPA, from the coding sequence GTGCGCTGGTCAGCATCGCGGGACGCCGCCCCGAGCACACCGGCCGCAGTCACGCCCGCTGCCGGGCCCGCCCTCCCGCAGCCCCGGACCGGTTCGCGTCCGCGCCGCCAGGAGCGCGACGTCAGCCTCGAGGTCGCCGCTCAGCAGGCCGGTGTCCTGGCGCAGGCCAGCCGCGAGGTGTCCGACACCTCGCGCGAGGCCGCCGCCTCCCTGTCCGAGCTGCGGGCGGCGATCGGCGAGATCTCCGCGAGCACGGCCCGCGCGTCGGCCGTGGCCGAGGAGGCCGTCCGCGACGCCCAGGCCGTCGACGCCCGGATCGCCGCCCTGCAGCAGGCGAGCGAAGCGATCACCGATCTCGTCCAGCTCATCACCGCGATCAGCCAGCAGAGCCGGATCCTCGCCCTCAACGCCTTCGTCGAGGCGGCCCGCGCCGGCGAGGTCGGCCGGGGCTTCGCCGTCGTCGCGCAGGAGGTCAAGCAGCTGGCCGGCCGCAGCGCGCAGGCCGCCGAGGACATCGGCGCGCAGGTGGCCGCGGTCCAGCAGGAGACCGGCCACGCCGTCGACGTCATCGCACGCATCGGCGGCACCCTCGGGTCCATCGCCGAGGCACAGGACTCCATCGCCGCCGCCGTCGAGCAGCAGCGGGTCGCGGCCGATCGCGTCGTCGACAACGTGGACCGCGCCGCCAGCGGGTCCGCCCGCATCACCGACGCGGTGGCTCAGCTCGCCGAGAGCCAGCGGGTCGCCTACGTCCGCCGGGCTCTCGGCGTCGCTCAGCAACTGCTCGACCAGGCGGGCGGCATGGAACTCGGCACCGAGCGCCGCACGGTGACGGTGCGCGACCAGATCACCTCCCGCGCCCACCCGGCCGAGCTGGCCGACGTGCTGCTCGGCGGCGTGCCCCTGGAGCGGGTCGAGGACCCGCGCCGGCCCGCTGCCCTGGTCGACGCGGTCGTGGCCCAGATCGGCGGCAGCTGCACGCTCTTCCAGCGGCTCGACGACGCGGGCAGCATGGTGCGCGCGGCCACGACCGTCGTCACGCCGGCGGGCAAGCGCAACGTGGGCAGCTACATCGCCCGGACGAGCGCCGACGGCACCCCCAGCCCGGTGCTGGCCGCCGTCCACGCCGGCGAGACGTACACCGGCGCCGCGACGGTCGCGGACCGGCCGTACTTCACCGCGTACGCCCCGGTGCACTCGGCCACCGGTGAGCTCATCGGCGTGCTCTACGTGGGCATCCCGCTGGACTCGATGCCGGCCTGA
- a CDS encoding PP2C family protein-serine/threonine phosphatase, translated as MVLDHDWAATPLGPELEWSPTLRSAVSTCLNSRFPTLLMWGPELVMVYNDSYAPMLGARHPYALGRSAPMVWADIWADLQPMVSEVMAGRATYSEDLQLVMTRYGFVEETYFSFSFSPVVEPGGRVAGLLDTVAETTHRVLAARRMAVLQKLGSLPRSVHGSGPEAAAAALRVLADARTDCPFGLVYLGEGSDEARPVAAHGIALADDVADSLIPELVQKVMATGQFRTVTGLDGLLPGLSSLGASPAGESDVHTAVVLPLVVAGQSAPVGALVLGTSPHLRLDEEYQAFLALAAGQVAAAVADARAVETERRRAADQAELDRARAQFLTEVAVTLQRAVLGPTVLPDGFAVHYEPATGTLEVGGDWYDVIDLPEGRYGVVVGDVVGTGLSAAAVMGQLRSAGRALLLESRSPAHVLMALDRFASLTPGASVSTVFCAVIDPAARILRYSSAGHVPGIVVDADGAARFLAAADSLPLAVVAELDRPQADVALPPGSTLLLYTDGLVEQRGAALDDGMARAAAALVAGRALPPVDLAEALRRELVGDAPDDDVAFLLYRCGS; from the coding sequence ATGGTCCTCGACCACGACTGGGCCGCGACGCCCCTGGGTCCCGAGCTCGAGTGGTCACCCACGCTGCGCAGCGCGGTCAGCACCTGCCTGAACTCCCGATTCCCGACCTTGCTCATGTGGGGTCCGGAGCTGGTGATGGTCTACAACGACAGCTACGCCCCCATGCTGGGCGCGAGGCACCCGTACGCGCTGGGCAGGTCGGCGCCGATGGTCTGGGCGGACATCTGGGCCGACCTGCAACCCATGGTGTCCGAGGTGATGGCCGGCCGGGCGACGTACTCGGAGGACCTGCAGCTGGTGATGACCCGGTACGGCTTCGTCGAAGAGACCTACTTCTCGTTCTCGTTCAGCCCGGTCGTCGAGCCGGGTGGGCGCGTCGCGGGTCTCCTCGACACCGTCGCGGAGACGACGCACCGGGTCCTGGCTGCGCGCCGGATGGCCGTCCTGCAGAAGCTGGGCAGCCTGCCGCGGTCGGTGCACGGAAGTGGGCCCGAGGCCGCCGCCGCCGCCCTCCGGGTCCTTGCCGATGCCCGCACGGACTGCCCGTTCGGGCTGGTCTACCTGGGCGAGGGGAGCGACGAGGCCCGCCCGGTCGCCGCGCACGGCATCGCGCTCGCGGACGACGTGGCGGACAGCCTCATCCCCGAACTGGTGCAGAAGGTCATGGCCACGGGGCAGTTCCGGACCGTCACCGGGCTCGATGGCCTGCTGCCCGGGCTCTCCAGTCTCGGGGCCAGCCCTGCCGGTGAGTCCGACGTCCACACCGCCGTCGTGCTCCCGCTCGTCGTCGCCGGGCAGAGCGCGCCGGTCGGTGCCCTGGTGCTGGGCACCAGCCCGCACCTGCGGCTCGACGAGGAGTACCAGGCCTTCCTGGCCCTGGCTGCCGGGCAGGTGGCCGCCGCCGTGGCCGACGCACGTGCCGTCGAGACGGAGCGGCGACGCGCCGCTGACCAGGCCGAGCTCGACCGCGCCCGGGCCCAGTTCCTCACCGAGGTCGCTGTCACCCTCCAGCGCGCCGTTCTCGGGCCGACCGTGCTGCCCGACGGATTCGCCGTCCACTACGAACCGGCGACCGGCACCCTTGAGGTCGGCGGTGACTGGTACGACGTCATCGACCTGCCGGAGGGGCGGTACGGGGTGGTGGTCGGCGATGTCGTCGGTACGGGGCTGTCCGCCGCCGCGGTGATGGGGCAGCTGCGCAGCGCCGGCCGGGCCCTGCTGCTGGAGAGCCGGTCGCCCGCCCACGTGCTCATGGCGCTGGACCGGTTCGCCTCGCTCACCCCCGGTGCATCGGTGAGCACCGTCTTCTGCGCCGTCATCGACCCCGCCGCCCGCATCCTCCGCTACAGCAGCGCCGGTCACGTCCCCGGGATCGTCGTGGACGCCGATGGTGCCGCGCGGTTCCTCGCTGCGGCGGATTCGCTGCCGCTCGCCGTGGTCGCCGAGCTGGACCGCCCGCAGGCGGACGTCGCCCTGCCGCCCGGGTCGACCCTGCTCCTCTACACCGACGGTCTGGTCGAGCAGCGCGGGGCAGCGCTGGACGACGGGATGGCCCGGGCCGCCGCTGCGCTCGTCGCCGGCCGCGCCCTCCCTCCGGTCGACCTGGCGGAGGCACTGCGGCGGGAGCTGGTGGGAGACGCGCCGGACGACGACGTCGCCTTCCTGCTCTACCGCTGCGGCTCCTGA
- the rpsD gene encoding 30S ribosomal protein S4 — translation MNTPRPKVRLSRALGIPLTPKCVQYFERRPYPPGEHGRKRRKDSDYSTRLKEKQRLRAQYDISETQLRAAFDRAKRSGGKTGEALIQDLESRLDATVLRAGFARTIYQARQFVSHQHVLVNGKRVDRPSYRLEPGDFIEVAEKSKHKEPFLVAASGAHAEAPAYLEVRLADLVARVERTPGRDEVPVICQEQLVVEYYSR, via the coding sequence GTGAACACACCCCGCCCCAAGGTCCGGCTCAGTCGCGCGCTGGGCATCCCGCTGACGCCGAAGTGCGTGCAGTACTTCGAGCGCCGGCCGTACCCGCCGGGCGAGCACGGGCGCAAGCGCCGCAAGGACAGCGACTACTCCACGCGGCTCAAGGAGAAGCAGCGGCTGCGGGCGCAGTACGACATCAGCGAGACCCAACTGCGGGCGGCGTTCGACCGGGCGAAGCGGTCGGGCGGCAAGACCGGCGAGGCGCTGATCCAGGACCTCGAGTCGCGGCTGGACGCCACCGTCCTGCGCGCCGGCTTCGCCCGGACCATCTACCAGGCCCGGCAGTTCGTCAGCCACCAGCACGTGCTGGTCAACGGCAAGCGGGTCGACCGCCCCTCCTACCGCCTCGAGCCCGGCGACTTCATCGAGGTCGCCGAGAAGTCCAAGCACAAGGAGCCGTTCCTCGTGGCGGCGTCCGGCGCGCACGCCGAGGCCCCGGCCTACCTCGAGGTCCGGCTGGCCGATCTGGTGGCTCGGGTCGAGCGGACGCCGGGCCGCGACGAGGTCCCGGTGATCTGCCAGGAGCAGCTGGTCGTGGAGTACTACTCCCGCTGA
- a CDS encoding DUF2470 domain-containing protein, whose protein sequence is MTAGSPSSSATTEHQPPVAERARTVAARPAASLYCAGLGISQLWAATTTRGGDVLLVVPTSGEVMAALARSPLGDVPARLTVIDRAPLPLRHPVRGLVQLSGWITPVPADDVPRLVLDFADAYPCDSLFDVGLSATLARLDLADVVLEEAGISSDVEPEDFLGAHPDPVSAVEMDLMGAEGRALARLCGRVQRWAGRHDDVRLLGLDRFGVRFRVQSRSGCYDLRVPFASPLDGPAGFAAAVEHLLTCGPA, encoded by the coding sequence ATGACAGCCGGTTCGCCTTCCTCGTCCGCGACCACCGAGCACCAGCCGCCGGTGGCCGAGCGGGCCCGCACCGTGGCCGCCCGTCCCGCGGCCTCCCTGTACTGCGCGGGGCTCGGCATCAGCCAGCTCTGGGCTGCGACCACCACTCGCGGCGGCGACGTGCTGCTCGTCGTCCCCACGTCGGGCGAGGTCATGGCCGCCCTCGCCCGCTCCCCGCTCGGGGACGTCCCGGCCCGGCTCACGGTCATCGACCGTGCCCCGCTGCCGCTCCGCCACCCGGTGCGCGGGCTGGTGCAGCTGTCCGGCTGGATCACGCCGGTCCCCGCAGACGACGTCCCGCGACTGGTCCTCGACTTCGCTGACGCCTACCCCTGCGACAGCCTGTTCGACGTCGGGCTGAGCGCCACGCTCGCGCGGCTGGACCTGGCAGACGTCGTGCTCGAGGAGGCGGGGATCTCGAGCGACGTCGAGCCCGAGGACTTCCTCGGCGCCCACCCGGACCCGGTCAGCGCCGTGGAGATGGACCTCATGGGCGCCGAGGGCCGCGCGCTGGCCCGGCTGTGCGGCCGGGTGCAGCGGTGGGCCGGCCGGCACGACGACGTCCGGTTGCTGGGCCTGGACCGCTTCGGCGTCCGGTTCCGGGTGCAGAGCCGGAGCGGCTGCTACGACCTGCGGGTGCCCTTCGCCTCACCGCTGGACGGTCCGGCGGGATTCGCCGCTGCCGTGGAGCACCTGCTCACCTGCGGCCCCGCCTAG
- a CDS encoding RNA polymerase sigma factor: MAVGTSFPEVLAAARTGAAWAFEVLYRDLAPSVTGYLRLHGAQEPDDLASETFIGLFTGLSSFEGDEGALRAWVFTIAHRRLVDDWRRRSRRPAPTGSDVDLLGVIAGGDVEDDALAALSSSAVRELCAGLPDDQRTVVLMRIVADLSLEQVSAAMGRSVAAVKALQRRALLTLRSELDRTGAPL; encoded by the coding sequence ATGGCCGTGGGCACGTCCTTCCCCGAGGTCCTCGCTGCCGCCCGAACGGGTGCGGCCTGGGCGTTCGAGGTGCTCTACCGCGACCTCGCACCGTCGGTGACGGGCTATCTCCGGCTGCACGGGGCACAGGAACCGGACGACCTGGCCAGCGAGACGTTCATCGGCCTGTTCACCGGCCTGTCGTCGTTCGAGGGGGACGAGGGCGCATTGCGCGCCTGGGTCTTCACGATCGCGCATCGCCGGCTGGTCGACGACTGGCGGCGGCGCAGCCGCCGTCCCGCACCGACCGGGTCCGACGTCGACCTGCTGGGTGTGATCGCCGGCGGCGACGTGGAGGACGACGCCCTGGCCGCGCTGAGCTCGAGCGCCGTCCGAGAACTGTGCGCGGGTCTTCCCGACGACCAGCGGACCGTCGTCCTCATGCGCATCGTCGCGGACCTGAGCCTGGAGCAGGTCTCCGCGGCGATGGGCCGCTCGGTGGCCGCGGTGAAGGCCCTGCAACGCCGAGCCCTGCTCACCCTTCGGAGCGAGCTCGACCGAACCGGCGCGCCCCTGTGA
- a CDS encoding DUF1116 domain-containing protein, whose product MTLGGLLSAPPTIVAAGVDVFSDALRAQGADVHDVDWRPPGFGDPADLAALALDPRRNAANRVAVERILAAGSQLVDVRPAREVIGLPDRTLLHSGPPLTWETASGPMRGALIGACLFEGWATDVEDAERILAAGEIALDPCHHHRTVGPMAGVTSPSMWLWCLKDPVHGGQAFCNLNEGLGKVLRMGAFNEEVQARLAWMRSVLGPILQKAVRGSIDAGNDPLDVKSVLAQMLQMGDEGHNRNRAGSLMTLRELSPSIVAVEGVPSADIAAVLTFIGGNEHFFLNLGMPTAKLAMDAARDVPGSTMVTVLSRNGTEFGIRTAGTGDRWFTGPANTPVGLFLGDYGPDDANPDIGDSAIMEAYGVGGFSMAAAPAIVRFVGGSVPDALATTERMYQVTLAENPAMAIPIMGFRGSPTGIDVLKVARTGWLPQINTGMAGRIAGTGQVGAGLVQPPQECFEKALAALAEETRSA is encoded by the coding sequence ATGACCCTCGGCGGACTGCTCTCCGCGCCCCCGACGATCGTCGCCGCGGGCGTCGACGTCTTCTCCGACGCGCTGCGCGCCCAGGGCGCCGACGTGCACGACGTCGACTGGCGTCCGCCCGGCTTCGGCGACCCTGCGGACCTCGCCGCCCTGGCGCTGGACCCCCGTCGCAACGCCGCCAACCGGGTGGCCGTCGAACGGATCCTCGCCGCAGGCTCGCAACTGGTCGACGTCCGTCCGGCCCGCGAGGTGATCGGCCTGCCGGACCGCACCCTGCTGCACTCCGGCCCGCCGCTGACCTGGGAGACCGCATCCGGCCCGATGCGCGGCGCCCTGATCGGCGCGTGCCTCTTCGAGGGCTGGGCCACCGACGTGGAGGACGCCGAGCGCATCCTGGCCGCCGGCGAGATCGCCCTCGACCCGTGCCACCACCACCGCACCGTCGGACCGATGGCCGGGGTGACGTCGCCGTCGATGTGGCTGTGGTGCCTCAAGGACCCGGTTCACGGCGGGCAGGCGTTCTGCAACCTCAACGAGGGCCTCGGCAAGGTGCTGCGCATGGGCGCCTTCAACGAGGAGGTGCAGGCGCGGCTGGCGTGGATGCGCTCAGTGCTCGGCCCGATCCTGCAGAAGGCGGTGCGCGGCTCGATCGACGCCGGCAACGACCCGCTGGACGTGAAGAGCGTGCTGGCGCAGATGCTCCAGATGGGCGACGAGGGGCACAACCGCAACCGCGCCGGCTCGCTGATGACGCTGCGGGAGCTGTCGCCCTCGATCGTCGCGGTCGAGGGCGTCCCGTCGGCCGACATCGCCGCCGTCCTGACGTTCATCGGTGGGAACGAGCACTTCTTCCTCAACCTCGGCATGCCGACGGCGAAGCTCGCGATGGACGCCGCCCGCGACGTCCCCGGCTCGACGATGGTCACCGTGCTGTCGCGCAACGGCACCGAGTTCGGGATCCGGACCGCGGGCACCGGGGACCGCTGGTTCACCGGCCCGGCGAACACGCCGGTCGGGCTCTTCCTCGGCGACTACGGCCCGGACGACGCCAACCCCGACATCGGCGACTCCGCGATCATGGAGGCCTACGGCGTCGGCGGATTCTCGATGGCCGCGGCCCCGGCGATCGTTCGCTTCGTCGGCGGCTCGGTTCCGGACGCGCTGGCCACGACCGAGCGGATGTACCAGGTGACGCTCGCGGAGAACCCGGCGATGGCCATCCCGATCATGGGCTTCCGCGGCTCGCCGACCGGCATCGACGTCCTCAAGGTCGCGCGCACCGGCTGGCTGCCGCAGATCAACACCGGCATGGCCGGGCGGATAGCCGGTACCGGTCAGGTCGGCGCCGGCCTCGTGCAGCCGCCGCAGGAGTGCTTCGAGAAGGCGCTCGCCGCCCTCGCCGAGGAGACCCGCAGCGCCTGA
- a CDS encoding FdrA family protein yields the protein MSVSPPPGAPSVTSGVRSVALRSGVYADSVKLMQVSRDVAATDGVTAVLVAMATPLNLELAANMGLAPEEPTSPEQLLIAVHAEDDDALAGALAAVDAALAARERSSGSAQAIPQRTIGAGLAELDGDGPALAIVSVPGQYAVAEAADAIAAGRSVLVFSDGVPVEHEVALKRAAHEAGVLVMGPDCGTAIVSGVALGFANVVRPGPVGLVAASGTGAQQISCLLDMAGVGVSHVLGVGGRDLSEAVGGLATLDALAALDADEATERVLVVSKPPAPPVARAVEEFGAGLSVPVRSAVLSPETPDLTAAVEGLLTDMGRDVPAWPSRPGPAESAAPGAVLKGLYSGGTLADETMLLAAPVLGDIRSNTPLEPELDLGTDLSASGHVVIDFGDDALTVGRAHPMIDPTLRLEALAALAASGEPAVLLMDVVLGHGADPDPAGALVPALTTARSQASLPVVIALIGTEGDPQGWSRQADALAAAGAAVFASNAAATRYALDLLGASA from the coding sequence GTGAGCGTCTCACCGCCCCCGGGAGCCCCTTCAGTCACGTCCGGCGTGCGGTCGGTCGCGCTGCGATCCGGCGTCTACGCCGACTCCGTCAAGCTCATGCAGGTGAGCCGCGACGTCGCGGCCACCGACGGCGTCACCGCGGTCCTGGTCGCCATGGCGACGCCGCTCAACCTCGAGCTCGCGGCGAACATGGGCCTCGCCCCCGAGGAGCCCACCTCTCCCGAGCAGCTCCTGATCGCCGTCCACGCCGAGGACGACGACGCGCTGGCCGGGGCCCTGGCCGCCGTCGACGCCGCCCTGGCCGCGCGCGAGCGCTCGAGCGGCTCGGCGCAGGCCATCCCGCAGCGCACCATCGGCGCCGGGCTGGCCGAGCTCGACGGGGACGGCCCGGCGTTGGCGATCGTCAGCGTTCCCGGTCAGTACGCCGTCGCCGAGGCGGCCGACGCGATCGCCGCCGGCCGCAGCGTGCTGGTCTTCTCCGACGGCGTCCCGGTCGAGCACGAGGTCGCGCTCAAGCGGGCCGCGCACGAGGCGGGTGTGCTGGTCATGGGCCCCGATTGCGGGACGGCGATCGTCTCCGGTGTCGCCCTCGGCTTCGCCAACGTCGTCCGTCCGGGGCCGGTGGGGCTGGTCGCCGCGTCCGGGACCGGCGCGCAGCAGATCTCCTGCCTGCTCGACATGGCCGGCGTGGGCGTCTCGCACGTCCTCGGCGTCGGCGGGCGCGACCTGTCCGAGGCCGTCGGCGGGCTCGCCACCCTGGACGCGCTCGCCGCGCTGGACGCGGACGAGGCCACCGAGCGGGTGCTGGTGGTCTCCAAGCCGCCCGCGCCGCCCGTGGCCCGGGCCGTCGAGGAGTTCGGCGCCGGACTGTCGGTCCCGGTGCGCTCCGCCGTCCTCTCGCCGGAGACGCCGGATCTGACCGCCGCGGTCGAGGGCCTGCTGACCGACATGGGGCGCGACGTCCCGGCCTGGCCGTCGCGCCCGGGCCCGGCCGAGTCGGCGGCGCCCGGCGCCGTGCTGAAGGGCCTCTACTCCGGTGGCACGCTCGCCGACGAGACGATGCTGCTGGCGGCGCCGGTGCTCGGCGACATCCGCTCCAACACCCCGCTGGAGCCGGAACTCGATCTCGGTACGGACCTGTCCGCCTCCGGCCACGTGGTCATCGACTTCGGGGACGACGCCCTCACCGTGGGCCGCGCGCACCCGATGATCGACCCGACCCTGCGGTTGGAGGCGCTGGCCGCGCTCGCCGCGTCCGGGGAGCCCGCGGTGCTGCTCATGGACGTCGTCCTCGGCCACGGCGCCGATCCGGACCCGGCGGGCGCGCTCGTCCCGGCGCTCACCACCGCTCGGTCGCAGGCCTCCCTGCCCGTGGTGATCGCCCTGATCGGCACCGAGGGTGACCCGCAGGGCTGGTCCCGTCAGGCCGACGCCCTGGCGGCCGCCGGTGCCGCCGTCTTCGCCTCCAACGCCGCCGCCACGCGGTACGCCCTCGACCTGCTGGGAGCTTCTGCATGA